One window from the genome of Commensalibacter oyaizuii encodes:
- a CDS encoding SEL1-like repeat protein, producing the protein MSFLKGILSNLINNTNETSQSVNIDCQQNEQDIKELEQKANQGDINAQYNLGMIYDNHPDFVQAAKWYYKAADQGHIDAQYHLATMYEEGQGVPQDYEKAIEYYQKAGNQGSAKALYFLGLMYKNAKGVPQDYTKVIEYFTQAAEQGYVLAQYNLGRLYYHGQNVPQNYSKALKWFTKAAGQGNVDAQNDLGAMYDAGQGVAQDYEKAAEYFTKSANQGNVLAIFNLGLMYENGQGVSQDYAKAIELYYEAGSCGHINAQNTLGVIYENGRGVPQDYIKAIEWYQKAADQENADAEFNLGRMYYYGRGTAQDTLKSVEYFNKAANQGHINAQYNLGVMYENGMGVPQDKEKALEYYQQACSNGYQKSCDAYEQLKGE; encoded by the coding sequence ATGAGTTTTTTAAAAGGAATACTTTCTAATTTAATAAATAATACGAACGAAACGTCACAATCTGTTAATATTGATTGTCAGCAAAATGAGCAAGATATCAAAGAATTAGAGCAAAAAGCCAATCAAGGAGATATAAATGCTCAATATAATCTTGGGATGATATATGATAATCACCCAGATTTTGTTCAAGCAGCAAAATGGTATTATAAAGCAGCCGATCAAGGACATATAGATGCTCAGTATCACCTTGCTACGATGTATGAAGAAGGACAAGGCGTTCCACAAGATTATGAAAAGGCAATAGAATATTACCAAAAAGCTGGTAATCAAGGGTCTGCGAAGGCTCTATATTTTCTGGGTTTGATGTATAAAAATGCCAAGGGTGTGCCTCAGGATTATACAAAAGTAATAGAATATTTTACCCAAGCCGCAGAACAAGGCTATGTTTTAGCACAATATAATCTTGGTCGTTTATATTATCATGGTCAAAATGTACCCCAGAATTATTCTAAGGCACTCAAATGGTTTACCAAAGCTGCAGGTCAAGGAAATGTGGATGCCCAAAATGATCTGGGTGCGATGTATGATGCAGGGCAAGGCGTTGCACAAGATTATGAAAAGGCAGCTGAATATTTTACTAAGAGCGCCAACCAAGGGAATGTCTTAGCTATATTTAATTTGGGTCTGATGTATGAAAATGGACAAGGTGTGTCTCAGGATTATGCAAAAGCAATTGAATTATATTATGAAGCGGGCAGCTGTGGACATATCAATGCTCAAAATACGTTGGGTGTAATATATGAGAATGGTCGTGGTGTTCCACAGGATTATATAAAAGCAATTGAATGGTATCAAAAAGCCGCAGATCAAGAAAATGCTGATGCCGAATTTAATCTTGGTCGGATGTATTATTATGGTCGAGGTACTGCACAAGATACGTTAAAATCAGTAGAATATTTTAACAAAGCTGCCAATCAAGGACATATCAATGCTCAATATAACCTTGGGGTAATGTATGAAAACGGGATGGGTGTTCCGCAAGATAAAGAAAAAGCATTGGAATATTATCAACAGGCTTGTTCAAATGGCTATCAGAAAAGCTGTGATGCTTATGAACAGTTGAAGGGTGAATAA
- the argC gene encoding N-acetyl-gamma-glutamyl-phosphate reductase has protein sequence MSQMPKIFIDGEYGTTGLGIRQRLGNLPVQVCSIPVEQRHDMKKRLDMMAQVDLVVLCLPDDASRESVAAIQSLSGHHPKVLDASTAFRTHPDWVYGFAELDLGQAEKIKSAPLVANPGCYSSGAIALLHPLVKAGIIAQDYPLTINAVSGYSGGGKQMIASYEVTKDAPPFMLYGLSLQHKHLPEIVHYAGLSREPIFVPSVGNFAQGMIVSVPLHIDTLSNDADVSDIRLCLKHHYETAEFVRFMKDQPAKLAGDMLAHTDQMELHIHTNERKDMVVLTATFDNLGKGASGAAIQNIRLMLGV, from the coding sequence ATGTCACAAATGCCAAAGATTTTCATTGATGGTGAATATGGAACAACGGGTTTAGGAATTCGTCAACGCTTGGGCAACTTGCCTGTGCAAGTCTGTTCTATTCCTGTTGAACAACGCCATGATATGAAAAAGCGTTTGGACATGATGGCGCAAGTGGATTTGGTTGTTTTGTGTTTGCCTGATGATGCATCGCGGGAATCAGTGGCTGCTATTCAATCCTTGTCAGGACATCACCCCAAGGTTTTAGATGCCAGTACTGCGTTCAGAACTCATCCAGACTGGGTCTATGGATTTGCTGAGTTGGATTTGGGACAGGCAGAGAAAATTAAATCTGCACCATTGGTTGCTAATCCTGGGTGTTATTCCAGCGGTGCAATTGCGTTACTCCATCCTTTGGTCAAAGCAGGCATTATTGCACAAGATTATCCACTGACGATTAATGCTGTTAGTGGTTATAGTGGTGGGGGAAAGCAAATGATTGCCTCTTATGAAGTTACAAAAGATGCGCCACCTTTTATGCTTTATGGATTAAGTTTGCAGCATAAACATTTGCCAGAGATTGTGCATTATGCGGGATTAAGTCGTGAGCCAATATTTGTTCCTTCTGTTGGAAATTTTGCTCAAGGGATGATAGTTTCTGTTCCATTGCATATAGATACGTTGTCCAATGATGCTGATGTGAGTGACATTAGGCTTTGTTTAAAACATCACTATGAAACAGCAGAATTTGTTCGTTTTATGAAGGATCAACCTGCGAAACTAGCAGGGGATATGTTGGCACACACCGATCAAATGGAATTACATATTCATACAAATGAGCGCAAAGATATGGTGGTGTTAACCGCAACTTTTGATAATCTTGGTAAAGGTGCTTCTGGCGCAGCGATACAGAATATTCGGTTGATGCTGGGGGTGTAG
- a CDS encoding alanine/glycine:cation symporter family protein: protein MNTIFNFINQFFAFLAPITDTIWDFPTNINWYKNIPILGQFSFPVILLIGVGIYFTIRTRFIQRHSFAPAIKIMLARQSPQQGISAIGSFMLGLAMRAGPGNIVGITGAISIGGPGALFWMWVAAFFGMASAFTESVLAQLFKEKKGDEFVGGLPFYGKRLLGNNHFVGFFLSCVFITYALFNIPAQTFNVFSAIGAIAQATTGHQYSHQSTLYYTIAVILVITCAFTIFGGIRRVVAYSDILVPIKAVIFIGISSIIILINFPLIPYFFREVIIGAFAPHAIFGGAIGTALVQGVKRGLMSNEAGQGTITMAAAIANNRHPCEQGFVQSFGVFFDTMVICTMTGFIVIMAHVWTGSVDGVIWDSVRASKITLYLTSAKALTPSFLATSVEIIMCACYGLFAFTTLLGMISFAEISANFISKKNSFIIIIRILGALIFVPFGILTILAGLELGNLWYISDLMNIIMVYLNIPLLLLGLPFVLKALADYRKNKGTPFDSKQYGFTTECWNGKDDVK from the coding sequence GTGAATACTATTTTCAATTTCATTAATCAATTTTTCGCGTTTTTAGCCCCGATTACCGATACGATTTGGGATTTTCCGACGAATATTAATTGGTATAAAAATATCCCAATCTTAGGACAATTCTCCTTCCCTGTGATTTTATTGATAGGGGTTGGGATATATTTCACTATTCGTACGCGCTTTATTCAACGACATAGCTTTGCCCCTGCGATCAAAATTATGCTGGCCAGACAATCTCCTCAACAAGGGATCAGTGCCATAGGTTCTTTTATGCTGGGGCTGGCTATGCGTGCAGGGCCAGGAAATATTGTCGGAATTACAGGTGCTATCTCCATCGGCGGCCCGGGGGCTTTATTTTGGATGTGGGTTGCAGCCTTTTTTGGCATGGCATCAGCATTTACTGAATCTGTATTGGCACAGCTTTTCAAAGAAAAGAAAGGTGATGAATTTGTTGGTGGATTACCTTTTTATGGAAAACGCCTGCTTGGAAATAACCACTTTGTTGGCTTCTTTTTATCGTGCGTCTTTATCACCTATGCGCTCTTTAATATCCCTGCTCAAACGTTTAACGTATTCTCTGCCATTGGTGCCATTGCACAAGCCACAACAGGGCATCAATATAGCCATCAATCCACCTTATATTATACGATTGCAGTTATTCTTGTCATAACCTGCGCCTTTACTATCTTTGGTGGCATTCGCCGTGTTGTTGCGTATTCTGATATTCTGGTTCCCATCAAAGCAGTCATCTTTATTGGTATATCCAGTATTATTATTCTGATTAATTTTCCGTTAATCCCTTATTTTTTCCGTGAGGTCATCATTGGTGCCTTTGCACCCCATGCAATTTTTGGAGGAGCCATTGGCACTGCCCTTGTCCAAGGGGTAAAAAGAGGATTAATGTCAAACGAAGCTGGTCAAGGCACCATCACCATGGCCGCAGCGATTGCCAATAATCGTCACCCTTGTGAACAAGGATTTGTTCAAAGCTTTGGGGTATTTTTTGATACGATGGTTATTTGCACCATGACAGGTTTTATTGTGATTATGGCGCATGTTTGGACAGGTTCTGTTGATGGTGTGATATGGGATTCTGTCAGAGCTTCAAAAATCACCTTATATTTGACCTCGGCCAAAGCACTGACACCATCATTCTTGGCTACCAGCGTCGAAATTATTATGTGTGCTTGTTATGGATTATTTGCTTTTACCACATTATTGGGAATGATTTCATTTGCCGAGATTTCCGCCAATTTTATTTCTAAAAAAAACAGCTTTATTATCATCATTCGTATCCTAGGGGCTTTGATCTTTGTTCCCTTTGGTATTTTAACCATTCTAGCTGGATTAGAGCTGGGGAATTTATGGTATATCTCTGACCTGATGAATATTATTATGGTGTATTTAAATATCCCATTATTACTTTTGGGACTGCCCTTTGTCCTCAAAGCATTAGCCGATTATCGAAAAAATAAAGGAACACCTTTTGACTCTAAACAATATGGATTTACGACAGAGTGTTGGAATGGAAAAGATGATGTGAAGTAA